In the Purpureocillium takamizusanense chromosome 5, complete sequence genome, one interval contains:
- the DBR1_2 gene encoding lariat debranching enzyme (EggNog:ENOG503NU5D~COG:A~BUSCO:EOG09262LI4): protein MAASTFEAQGVRVAVEGCGHGTLHAIYDSVARSCKERGWDGVDLLIIGGDFQSVRNASDLTAMSVPVKYRHLGDFPEYYSGARAAPYLTIFIAGNHEASSHLWELYYGGWVAPNIYYLGAANVLRFGPLRIAGMSGIWKGHDYRKPHHERLPFNSDDVKSFYHVREVDVRKLLLIQSQVDVGLSHDWPRAIEKYGDSEWLFKTKPDFRAESRDGSLGSVAAEYVMDRLRPPYWFSAHLHVKFAALKKYEETGGDLGSAANSKEPEITVQKDAEPNPDEIDLDMDDDDAGTTEPAVKQDNAEAGQEDTNQIPDELRAQLPASFAPPPPQRPRHTPGQPVPPSIANREVRFLALDKCLPRRQYLQLCELVPYDQQALSRHPPQDSSPRYRLQYDPEWLSITRAFHSSLSIGDRNGQVAEDLGEDKYLPLIHKEREWVEENIAKPGKLDVPENFELTAPPHVPGSPEIVHEQPEEYTNPQTAAFCNLLGVNNLWDATDEERRERKECGPPPSVFRGGHRGGRGGRGGRGGRGGGRGRGRGNRGRW from the exons atggccgccagcacTTTCGAGGCGCAGGGCGTGCGGGTTGCTGTCGAGGGTTGT GGCCACGGCACCCTTCACGCCATATACGACTCCGTCGCACGCTCATGCAAGGAACGTGGCTGGGATGGCGTCGACCTGCTCATCATTGGAGGCGACTTTCAG TCTGTTCGCAACGCCTCGGACCTGACGGCCATGTCTGTTCCCGTCAAGTACCGCCACCTAGGCGACTTTCCCGAGTACTACTCCGGGGCCCGGGCTGCCCCCTACCTCACCATCTTCATCGCCGGCAACCACGAGGCTAGCTCTCATCTTTGGGAGCTCTACTATGGCGGCTGGGTTGCGCCCAACATCTACtatctcggcgccgccaacgtccTGCGGTTTGGTCCTCTTCGCATCGCTGGAATGTCCGGTATCTGGAAGGGACATGACTATCGCAAGCCACACCATGAACGGCTCCCGTTCAACTCGGACGATGTCAAGTCCTTCTACCACGTCCGCGAGGTTGACGTccgcaagctgctgctgattCAGTCGCAAGTCGACGTCGGTCTGAGTCACGACTGGCCGCGTGCCATCGAAAAGTATGGCGACTCGGAATGGTTGTTCAAAACGAAGCCAGACTTTCGAGCAGAGTCCAGAGACGGATCTttgggcagcgtcgcggcaGAGTACGTCATGGACAGACTCCGTCCACCGTACTGGTTTTCTGCCCATCTCCATGTCAAATTTGCTGCCTTGAAAAAGTACGAAGAGACGGGCGGTGATCTCGGCTCTGCAGCAAACAGCAAGGAACCTGAGATTACCGTACAGAAAGATGCCGAGCCCAATCCCGATGAGATTGATCTGGAcatggatgacgatgatgctgGGACCACGGAACCCGCTGTCAAGCAAGACAACGCAGAGGCCGGTCAGGAGGACACGAACCAAATACCTGATGAGCTACGGGCTCAGTTACCCGCATCTTttgcccctccaccaccacagcgGCCAAGACACACGCCGGGCCAACCAGTTCCTCCGAGCATCGCCAACAGGGAGGTTCGCTTCTTGGCTTTGGACAAGTGCCTCCCCAGACGACAGTACCTTCAGCTGTGCGAGCTTGTCCCGTATGATCAACAGGCGCTGTCACGTCATCCTCCTCAAGACTCATCGCCTCGCTATCGGCTTCAGTATGACCCGGAGTGGCTCTCTATCACGCGAGCATTTCACTCATCCCTCTCAATTGGCGACCGAAATGGCCAGGTAGCCGAGGATCTGGGAGAGGACAAGTATTTGCCACTGATCCACAAAGAGCGAGAATGGGTCGAAGAAAATATAGCCAAGCCTGGAAAGCTAGATGTGCCAGAAAACTTTGAGTTGACGGCACCGCCTCATGTCCCCGGGAGTCCAGAGATTGTCCATGAGCAACCGGAAGAATACACAAATCCCCAAACCGCGGCATTCTGCAACCTCCTGGGAGTCAATAATCTCTGGGACGCCACTGACGAGGAAAGAAGGGAGAGGAAAGAATGTGGCCCACCGCCGTCTGTTTTCCGCGGAGGGCATCGTGGCGGAAGGGGTGGTAGAGGTGGcagaggcggacgaggaggcggtaggggacgagggcgaggcaaTCGAGGACGGTGGTAG
- a CDS encoding uncharacterized protein (SECRETED:SignalP(1-16~SECRETED:cutsite=ALA-SP~SECRETED:prob=0.7919)~EggNog:ENOG503P7FH), producing MKSFIAIAVFAAAALASPPADEICAQQCNAALDSCVAAGQAIADCTGTYINCLGFNPYDQVPFKKPTACRKETEGACAVRCNKNMDTCVGDGNAAQACTQTYVRCLGYNPYENVRYKKPTACRASQNN from the coding sequence ATGAAGTCCTTTATCGCCATTGCtgtcttcgccgccgcggccctcgcctcgcccccggccGATGAGATCTGCGCACAACAATGCAACGCGGCCTTGGATAGttgcgtcgcggccggccaggccatcGCAGACTGCACGGGCACGTACATCAACTGCCTCGGCTTCAACCCTTATGATCAGGTGCCCTTCAAGAAGCCCACAGCTTGCCGCAAGGAGACTGAGGGGGCGTGTGCCGTCAGGTGCAACAAGAACATGGACACCTGCGTCGGGGacggcaacgccgcccaagccTGCACCCAGACTTACGTCCGGTGCCTTGGTTACAACCCCTACGAAAACGTGCGATACAAGAAGCCGACGGCTTGCCGTGCTTCCCAAAACAACTAA